A region from the Variovorax paradoxus genome encodes:
- the phaC gene encoding class I poly(R)-hydroxyalkanoic acid synthase, with translation MKQQVTGADAFAPFQQALSEGWAKALESLQQSAVQGASAFNGGGTPLWQIPQTAKMPDLPKISIAPEKLQSIQQQYMAEATELWRRGLDARPEGDKRFAGDAWGSNPLAAFSAAVYLLNGRTLLSMAEAIDADEKTRARMRFAVEQWMAASSPSNSLAFNAEAQKKAVDTQGESIAKGIQNLLHDVKQGHLSMTDESAFEVGRNVATTEGAVVFENELFQLLEYKPLTAKVHERPFLLVPPCINKFYILDLQPENSLIRYANEQGHRVFVVSWRNPDESLANATWDDYIENAAIKAIHLVQEIGDSKQINALGFCVGGTILSTALAVLAARGEKPAASVTLLTTFLDFSDTGILDIFVDEAMVAYREMQLGKGGLLPGMDLASTFSFLRPNDLVWNYVVGNYLKGETPPPFDLLYWNSDATNLPGPFYTWYLRNTYHENKLAKPNALTVCGEKIDLGRIDIPAYIYGSREDHIVPIGGAYASTQLLPGKKRFVMGASGHIAGVINPPAKKKRSHWIREDGKFPKTQAEWLAGATEHPGSWWTDWAQWLKGHAGKQVPAPKAYGNGKAYKAIEPAPGRYVKARA, from the coding sequence ATGAAGCAACAAGTCACGGGGGCCGATGCGTTCGCGCCTTTCCAGCAGGCTCTTTCAGAGGGATGGGCCAAGGCACTGGAATCGCTCCAGCAATCCGCCGTCCAGGGGGCTTCGGCCTTCAACGGCGGCGGCACGCCGCTGTGGCAGATCCCGCAGACGGCCAAGATGCCCGACCTGCCGAAAATCTCCATCGCACCCGAGAAGCTGCAGTCCATCCAGCAGCAGTACATGGCTGAAGCCACCGAGCTCTGGCGCCGCGGCCTGGACGCCAGGCCCGAGGGCGACAAGCGCTTTGCGGGCGACGCCTGGGGCAGCAATCCGCTCGCGGCCTTCTCCGCGGCCGTCTACCTGCTCAACGGCCGCACCCTGCTCAGCATGGCCGAGGCCATCGATGCCGACGAAAAGACCAGGGCGCGCATGCGCTTTGCGGTCGAGCAATGGATGGCGGCCTCGTCGCCCAGCAATTCGCTCGCCTTCAACGCCGAGGCGCAGAAGAAGGCCGTCGACACACAGGGCGAGAGCATTGCCAAGGGCATCCAGAACCTGCTGCACGATGTGAAGCAGGGCCACCTCAGCATGACCGACGAGAGCGCCTTCGAAGTGGGGCGCAACGTGGCCACCACCGAGGGCGCCGTGGTGTTCGAGAACGAGTTGTTCCAACTGCTCGAATACAAGCCGCTCACGGCCAAGGTCCACGAGCGGCCGTTCCTGCTGGTGCCGCCGTGCATCAACAAGTTCTACATCCTCGACCTGCAGCCCGAGAACTCGCTGATCCGCTATGCCAACGAGCAGGGCCACCGCGTGTTCGTGGTGAGCTGGCGCAATCCCGACGAGTCGCTGGCCAACGCCACCTGGGACGACTACATCGAGAACGCCGCCATCAAGGCGATCCATCTCGTACAGGAGATCGGCGACAGCAAGCAGATCAACGCGCTGGGCTTCTGCGTGGGCGGCACCATCCTGAGCACCGCGCTGGCCGTGCTCGCGGCGCGCGGCGAAAAGCCGGCCGCCTCGGTCACGCTGCTCACCACCTTTCTCGACTTCAGCGACACCGGCATCCTCGACATCTTCGTCGACGAGGCCATGGTGGCGTACCGCGAAATGCAGCTGGGCAAGGGCGGCCTGCTGCCCGGCATGGACCTGGCCTCGACCTTCAGCTTCCTGCGCCCGAACGACCTGGTGTGGAACTACGTGGTCGGCAACTACCTGAAGGGCGAAACCCCGCCGCCTTTCGACCTGCTCTACTGGAACAGCGACGCCACCAACCTGCCGGGCCCGTTCTACACCTGGTACCTGCGGAACACCTACCACGAGAACAAGCTCGCAAAGCCGAACGCGCTCACGGTGTGCGGCGAGAAGATCGACCTCGGCAGGATCGATATCCCGGCCTACATCTACGGTTCGCGCGAAGACCACATCGTGCCCATTGGCGGCGCGTATGCCTCCACGCAGCTGTTGCCGGGCAAGAAGCGCTTCGTCATGGGCGCCTCGGGCCACATCGCGGGTGTGATCAATCCGCCTGCCAAGAAAAAGCGAAGCCACTGGATCCGCGAAGACGGCAAGTTCCCGAAGACCCAGGCCGAATGGCTGGCCGGCGCCACCGAGCACCCCGGCAGCTGGTGGACCGACTGGGCACAGTGGCTCAAGGGCCATGCGGGCAAACAGGTTCCCGCGCCCAAGGCCTACGGCAACGGCAAGGCCTACAAGGCCATCGAGCCGGCGCCCGGACGCTACGTCAAGGCAAGAGCCTGA
- a CDS encoding Bug family tripartite tricarboxylate transporter substrate binding protein, which translates to MGLRALAQLTFATAAILLHAGPAAAQPYPSRPVTLVVPQAAGGTNDIVGRLVGQKLGEVMNASVVVDNRPGAGGNIGTQLVAKGPKDGYTLLMTISSSQAINPALYKNPGFDPVKDFRPVGLVGAVPNVLLVHPSFPAKDFNEFLKLARQKGANYQYASAGNGTLNHLLGEMLNSMAGISLQHVPYKGVAPALNDVLGGQLPIVFASLPSALSHIKGGKLRALAVSGEKRSPVLPDVPAIAEAVPGYNGTLWIGLFAPAGVPADVLATLQDATRKALAAKDLRDKLDQQGVEIAAPTSPEQFSKLLQDDLAKWARIVKASGAAVD; encoded by the coding sequence ATGGGACTTCGCGCACTTGCGCAGCTAACCTTTGCCACCGCAGCCATCCTGCTCCACGCCGGCCCGGCCGCCGCGCAGCCTTACCCCTCGCGCCCCGTCACGCTCGTCGTGCCGCAGGCCGCGGGCGGCACCAACGACATCGTCGGCCGGCTCGTGGGCCAGAAGCTCGGCGAAGTGATGAATGCGAGCGTGGTGGTCGACAACCGGCCGGGCGCCGGCGGCAACATCGGCACGCAGCTGGTCGCCAAGGGACCGAAGGACGGCTACACGCTGCTCATGACCATCAGCAGCAGCCAGGCCATCAACCCCGCGCTCTACAAGAACCCGGGCTTCGATCCGGTGAAGGACTTCAGGCCCGTGGGCCTGGTCGGCGCGGTGCCCAACGTGCTGCTGGTCCATCCCTCGTTTCCTGCCAAGGACTTCAACGAGTTCCTGAAGCTCGCGCGGCAGAAGGGCGCCAACTACCAGTACGCCTCGGCCGGCAACGGCACGCTCAACCACCTGCTCGGCGAAATGCTCAACAGCATGGCGGGCATCTCGCTGCAGCACGTGCCATACAAGGGCGTGGCGCCCGCGCTCAACGACGTGCTCGGCGGACAGCTGCCAATCGTGTTCGCGAGCCTGCCTTCGGCGCTCTCGCACATCAAGGGCGGCAAGCTGCGTGCGCTGGCCGTGAGCGGCGAGAAGCGCTCGCCGGTGCTGCCGGACGTACCCGCCATTGCCGAGGCCGTGCCGGGCTACAACGGCACGCTCTGGATCGGCCTGTTCGCGCCAGCGGGTGTGCCGGCCGACGTGCTGGCCACGCTGCAGGATGCGACGCGCAAGGCGCTGGCCGCGAAGGACCTGCGCGACAAGCTCGACCAGCAGGGCGTCGAGATCGCGGCGCCGACTTCCCCTGAACAATTTTCGAAACTGCTGCAGGACGACCTCGCCAAGTGGGCACGCATCGTCAAGGCATCCGGCGCTGCAGTGGACTGA
- a CDS encoding LysR family transcriptional regulator, which produces MLFDLTDLRLFVATAELGNLTRAAERQHLSLAAASARIKALETQAGLQLLQREARGVRLLPPGEAFLHHARLVLHQTEQLRADLLEYGGGLRGHLRVFANTTAVTDFLPEILPGFLARNPRINVDLQEKPNAQIPRGVLDGRADIGIVAGRVDTLGLEAIHFSTDRLVLVTSRKHRFAKRRRISFAETLDEDAIGMQQGSTLQTFLAQITDNLGKRQKLRIQLGSFDAMCRMIGSGVGIGVVPESAARRNQESMQLALIDLSDAWCVRERYLLVRDRAVLPIYAQALVETLCQHYAVQQAAID; this is translated from the coding sequence ATGCTTTTCGACCTGACCGACCTGCGCCTTTTCGTTGCCACGGCCGAGCTCGGCAACCTCACGCGCGCGGCCGAGCGGCAGCACCTGTCGCTTGCGGCGGCCAGCGCGCGCATCAAGGCGCTCGAAACCCAGGCCGGACTGCAACTGCTGCAACGCGAGGCCCGCGGTGTGCGCCTGCTGCCGCCGGGGGAAGCCTTCCTGCACCACGCGCGCCTGGTGCTGCACCAGACCGAGCAGCTGCGCGCCGACCTGCTCGAATACGGCGGCGGGCTGCGCGGCCATCTGCGCGTGTTCGCCAACACCACGGCGGTGACCGATTTCCTGCCTGAAATCCTGCCGGGCTTCCTCGCGCGCAACCCACGCATCAACGTCGACCTTCAGGAAAAACCGAATGCTCAGATCCCGCGCGGCGTGCTCGACGGCCGCGCCGACATCGGCATCGTGGCGGGCCGCGTCGACACGCTGGGCCTCGAAGCGATCCACTTCAGCACCGACCGGCTGGTGCTCGTCACCTCGCGCAAGCACCGCTTCGCAAAGCGCCGCAGGATTTCATTCGCGGAGACGCTCGACGAAGACGCGATCGGCATGCAGCAGGGCAGCACCTTGCAGACCTTTCTCGCGCAGATCACCGACAACCTCGGCAAGCGGCAGAAGCTGCGCATTCAGCTCGGCAGCTTCGACGCCATGTGCCGGATGATCGGCAGCGGCGTGGGCATCGGCGTGGTGCCGGAGTCGGCCGCGCGGCGCAACCAGGAAAGCATGCAGCTCGCGCTGATCGACCTCAGCGATGCGTGGTGCGTGCGGGAGCGGTACCTGCTGGTGCGTGACCGGGCGGTGTTGCCGATCTATGCGCAGGCGCTGGTCGAGACGCTATGCCAGCACTATGCCGTGCAGCAGGCCGCCATCGACTGA
- a CDS encoding acetyl-CoA C-acetyltransferase: MEDIVIVSAARTAVGKFGGSLAGIAATELGALVIKEVIARANLSAEQVGEAIMGQVLAAGAGQNPARQAWLKSGGTKETPALTINAVCGSGLKAVMLAAQAVATGDSEIVIAGGQENMSAAPHVLPNSRNGQRMGDWKLVDTMITDGLWDVYNQYHMGITAENVAKKFGIDRAAQDELALGSQTKAAAAQDAGKFKDEIVPVSIAQKKGDPIVFDKDEFINRKTSAEGLAGLRPAFDKAGGVTAGNASGLNDGAAAVMVMTAKKAAALGLKPLGRIASYATAGLDPAIMGMGPVPASTKALQRAGWKAADLDLLEINEAFAAQACAVNREMGWDVNKVNVNGGAIAIGHPIGASGCRILVTLLHEMQRQNAKKGIASLCIGGGMGVALTIER; encoded by the coding sequence ATGGAAGACATCGTCATCGTTTCGGCTGCACGCACGGCGGTCGGCAAGTTCGGCGGCTCGCTCGCCGGCATTGCAGCCACCGAGCTGGGCGCCCTCGTGATCAAGGAAGTGATTGCGCGCGCCAATCTCTCGGCCGAGCAGGTCGGCGAAGCCATCATGGGCCAGGTGCTCGCGGCCGGTGCGGGCCAGAACCCCGCGCGCCAGGCGTGGCTCAAGAGCGGCGGCACCAAGGAAACCCCGGCACTCACCATCAACGCCGTGTGCGGCTCGGGCCTGAAGGCCGTCATGCTGGCGGCGCAGGCCGTGGCCACGGGCGACAGCGAGATCGTGATTGCCGGCGGGCAGGAAAACATGAGCGCTGCGCCGCACGTGCTGCCCAATTCGCGCAACGGCCAGCGCATGGGCGACTGGAAGCTGGTCGACACCATGATCACGGACGGCCTGTGGGACGTCTACAACCAGTACCACATGGGCATCACGGCCGAGAACGTGGCCAAGAAGTTCGGCATCGACCGCGCCGCGCAGGACGAGCTCGCGCTCGGCAGCCAGACCAAGGCGGCGGCCGCGCAGGACGCCGGCAAGTTCAAGGACGAGATCGTGCCCGTGAGCATTGCGCAGAAGAAGGGCGACCCCATCGTCTTCGACAAGGACGAGTTCATCAACCGCAAAACCAGCGCCGAAGGCCTGGCCGGCCTGCGCCCCGCCTTTGACAAGGCCGGCGGCGTGACCGCGGGCAATGCCTCGGGCCTGAACGACGGGGCAGCCGCCGTGATGGTGATGACGGCCAAGAAGGCCGCCGCCCTGGGCCTGAAGCCGCTGGGCCGCATCGCGAGCTATGCCACCGCCGGCCTCGATCCGGCCATCATGGGCATGGGCCCGGTGCCCGCATCGACCAAGGCGCTGCAGCGCGCGGGCTGGAAGGCGGCCGACCTCGACCTGCTCGAGATCAACGAGGCCTTCGCCGCGCAGGCCTGCGCCGTGAACCGCGAAATGGGCTGGGACGTGAACAAGGTCAACGTGAACGGCGGCGCCATTGCCATCGGCCACCCGATCGGCGCGTCGGGCTGCCGCATCCTGGTGACGCTGCTGCACGAAATGCAGCGCCAGAACGCGAAGAAGGGCATTGCGTCGCTCTGCATCGGCGGCGGCATGGGCGTGGCGCTGACGATCGAGCGATAG